The genome window GAAATAAAGGAAGCCTGGCAAGTTTGTTTTTGCCTTGGCTTCCTTTTTCCGTCTATAAACTATTAACTATAAACTGCCTTTCATCATCTTCTTCCATTTAAAGTATCCGGCTACGGCGATGATGACGTAGAGACCGTAAAGTCCTGCCTTGAATGGGATGCCTTTGACGATATAGAGATAGAAGCAAACGGCATCTACGATAATCCAGAAGAACCACTGCTCGATATATTTGCGTGCCAGCGCCCAGAGACCCACAAAGCTCAGGGCATTGGTGAAACTGTCTTGCAGAGGAACTGTAGAGTTGGTGAAAGTTATCAGTATATAATAGGTGATGCCCCAGGCTGCCAGGAAGAACAGAAGAGTAGGGAGATAGAGCGACTTCTTCATATAGGTAATCGGAAGTTCTTCTTTCTCCTTCTGGTTGTGCTTCTTGCCATATTTCCATACGGCATAACCATATATACCGGCTATCGTATAGTAGACCGCCATACCCGCATCGCCGTAAAGACCATGACTCCAATAGAGCCATACGTCCAGGGCGGGCATGATGATGCCTACCAGCCAGAGCCAGATACTGGCACGGTACTCCAACAGGATATAAACCAGTCCGAGTACCGTGGTAAAGATGTCTAAACCATGTGATGCAATATAATCCATCATGATGATTTCTGATTAGAACTTCAATGTAAGATGCGTCATCCAGGTGGTATCTGCCATTGGGATGTAGGCTATCTGCTTGAATCGTTTGTCCAATGTATATCCGTAACCGGTAGCATTGCCCCAGGTGAATGCGCTGGCTGCATAGTGGCGGTTGAAGATATTGTTGATGTCTACACCGAAGCTTACCTCCTTGATGCCGAGTGCCTTGGTTACCTTAGCGCTATAGTTGAGGCTCAGGTCGCTCTGTGAATAGCATGGCAGCGAGAAGTCGCGGTCTTCTGTGTTGGTAATATACTGGCGACTTACAAAGTTGGTGTGCCAGGTAGCTGAGAAACCGGCATAGTGGATGTCGATGAATCCGTTCAGGATAGCTGATGGAGAATAAGACAGGGTTGAGTTGTCGTAATGTACTACGCCTGGCTTCGTATCATCTTCCCAGTTGCTTACATACTCATCAAAGTCCTTAATCTTGTTCTTGCTCAAAGCGGCATTTCCTTCTACAGACAACCATGACAATGGTGCCCAGCCGGCTGTCAGCTCTACGCCCATACGGTAAGAATCCTTGATGTTGGTGGTCAGCGCCTCGCCGATGTCACTCAACTGTCCGGTCTGAGCCAGCTGGTTGTCATAATCCATATAGTAGAAGTTGGCGCCTGCATGCCAGTTGTCGCCCTGATACTGATAGCCGAACTCTACATCGAGCAGCTTCTCCTCTTTAGGGAATGGATAGTTGAAGTTGTCGGTAAAGTTGTTGCGCTCTGGCTCGCGGTTGCTGTAGGCTACAGATGCGTATGCCTTGTGGCCATCCTTGTTGAAGCTGATACCTGCCTTAGGGTTGAAGAAGTTGTACTTCTCGTTGATGTTCAGCTCCTGGTTCTTGTAGCTGCCATCTGCCTGGGCGATAAATTTATCGTTGATACCGTCGGTCTTGTATTCTACACGGCGATACTGCAGGTCAGCGAAGGCATTCCAGTAGTCAGCAAAGCGATAGCTTGCCTTGGCGAAGGCGCTGTAGTCATACTTGTGGGCATCAGAGTCATAGTACTTATACTTTCCGTTGCTGCCGAAGAATTTCTTCTCGGCATCCTGGTTGGCGATATAAGTAAGGTATCCCCAGTGGTTGCCGCGGAACTGCTGCAGGTTCAATCCGCCGATAACATCCCAGTGCTCATCCTTGTAGTTGGTATTGTATACCATGCCGTAGGTATGCTGGGTGAGTCCCTTCTTGCGGATGAAGTCAGACTTCTTAACCTTGTTGCCTTCTGCATCCTTGTAAACGAGTCCGAACTTGGCAAACTTGGCGTTGTTCTTAAACTCCTTGTAGTAGCCGTAGCCATAGGTGTAATGCAGTGAGAGGCTGTGGCTCCAGTGGCTGCTTGGTGTCCAGGTAGCCGAAAGGATGTTGTGGTTCTGATAGAAGTTATCAGTAGTCTTGTCCCATTTGCTTCCGTCGCGCAGGGTATAAGGAGTGATGGTATAATCGCCCTTGCCGTTGCGAACCAAATCACCTGTCAGCACGTTAAACTTATCCAGACCTGCCTTATACATATCTTTATAAGTGCGGATGCCATCCTCAAGGAGGGTGAAGTTAGAGTTGTAATCTCCGCCCAGCACACCGCTCCAAGCCTGACCGGTCTTCTCGAAGTTGCCGATGTTCTTGTAGCTTATCTTGAAGTTATCGCCCAGCCAGGTCAGTCCGCCATAGTAAGAACCTGAACGGCCTGCTGTGCCGTCTACATAACCGTCGGTAGCTGTCTCGTGATAAGCACCGTCAAAAATCAGATGCTTGCCGAGCAGACCTGTAGAGAAGCTGGCGCCTGTATGATAGGTATTGTAAGAACCGAAAGAACCGGTAACTTCTG of Segatella copri contains these proteins:
- a CDS encoding TonB-dependent receptor gives rise to the protein MKRFNGIALSVAFCSLASQAALAQTKIDTLKVQNLNEVIVKGVRAAKEAPYAVANIRKSELKQFSCSGQELPFLLSRTPGILAWSENGIGTGTTYMRIRGAAGSRINVTLDGVALNSPEDQTVFWANMNSYSSLLGSIQVQRGVGSSTNGDGAFGGSISMATAAPSLTPTAEVTGSFGSYNTYHTGASFSTGLLGKHLIFDGAYHETATDGYVDGTAGRSGSYYGGLTWLGDNFKISYKNIGNFEKTGQAWSGVLGGDYNSNFTLLEDGIRTYKDMYKAGLDKFNVLTGDLVRNGKGDYTITPYTLRDGSKWDKTTDNFYQNHNILSATWTPSSHWSHSLSLHYTYGYGYYKEFKNNAKFAKFGLVYKDAEGNKVKKSDFIRKKGLTQHTYGMVYNTNYKDEHWDVIGGLNLQQFRGNHWGYLTYIANQDAEKKFFGSNGKYKYYDSDAHKYDYSAFAKASYRFADYWNAFADLQYRRVEYKTDGINDKFIAQADGSYKNQELNINEKYNFFNPKAGISFNKDGHKAYASVAYSNREPERNNFTDNFNYPFPKEEKLLDVEFGYQYQGDNWHAGANFYYMDYDNQLAQTGQLSDIGEALTTNIKDSYRMGVELTAGWAPLSWLSVEGNAALSKNKIKDFDEYVSNWEDDTKPGVVHYDNSTLSYSPSAILNGFIDIHYAGFSATWHTNFVSRQYITNTEDRDFSLPCYSQSDLSLNYSAKVTKALGIKEVSFGVDINNIFNRHYAASAFTWGNATGYGYTLDKRFKQIAYIPMADTTWMTHLTLKF
- the pnuC gene encoding nicotinamide riboside transporter PnuC, with the protein product MMDYIASHGLDIFTTVLGLVYILLEYRASIWLWLVGIIMPALDVWLYWSHGLYGDAGMAVYYTIAGIYGYAVWKYGKKHNQKEKEELPITYMKKSLYLPTLLFFLAAWGITYYILITFTNSTVPLQDSFTNALSFVGLWALARKYIEQWFFWIIVDAVCFYLYIVKGIPFKAGLYGLYVIIAVAGYFKWKKMMKGSL